CAGGCGCTGCGGTTTGTGGTGATCGACCGGCGGATGACGCAGGGCACGCAGGGGGAGGCCGGACGGCAATGGTGCGAGCGGTTCTGGACGGTGCGCGCCACCAGCGCCCAGCAGGGCCGCTCTGTCTTCCGATTCCTTCACGACGCCCTCACCGCTTCCCTCACGTGCCAGCCCGCGCCGTCGCTTCTGCCGGCTTGACCGGGAGACCCGTGAACGGTTACCTCCACGCCGACCATCGACTTCTTCTTGTCCTCTCCATCCACCTTGACGCGAATGGTAGTGCCGAGGTGTTCCTCGTGCCCGTTGCCCTGTCGTGCCTTGTTGCTGCCGTTCCTTGGACAGCCTCCAATCATTACCGGGAATCCGGCATGTGTGTATTGTGGCGCTTTCCTTGGAGGGTGTCAAATTATTGCCTGTTCTTTGCCACGCCTGTGCAGAGCAGTAGACGTCGAACTGTCAACGCCGTTGCTTCTGGATCTCTGACAGTCTGAGCCGTTCTGACTTCCGCGTTGACTGGAGGAGAGCGCCTGTCCGCTCGACGCCCTGCATGGAGGCGGCGGCCGCGCAGCCGCTCTGCATGGCCCGTGCACAGGCCCTGCACCGGGGCTGTCGGGGGGCACTCAGCCGGTATAGGCGCGTCCCCGGCCAGACTGCAGTCAGGCGCTTAGCGGGTGTCCGGCGCCCATGCCGGCCGCTGGTCCGCGGGGCGGCCGGCCGATGCAGGGCTTGACGCCGGGTGCGTTGTGAGTTAGCCTGCATCAGGCGGGCGGGCGTGGGGGCCCGCCCGTGAGGCGGCTGGCTCAGGGGGGGACGGCGGAATGGCACGCCTTCAGATCGACATGCTGCCTGTGGGGGATGCGGATGCGTTCGTGGTCGAAGTCCAGACGGACGGGCCGGCCCAGGTCTGCCTGATCGACGGCGGGAAGGACTGGGAAGACGGGGACCGCGTCCTTCGTCAGGTCAACGCCTACTACGGGGGGCGCATCGACCACCTGATTCTGTCCCACCTGGACATCGAGCACGTGGGCGGGCTTCTGCGCATCGTGGAATCGCTCGGCGCCGATCGGATCGGCCGGGCCTGGGTGCACGACCTTTCGCGACACGGCGTCGATGTCGGCAAGACCGTTCAACTGGCCCGGGGGCTGGCCGAGCAGGCGCAGTCGACGCCGGTCAAGGCCGTGGCACGGCACGTGGCCGACTCGGTGGACGCCGCCAGGCGATTGACCGAGATGCTCGGGGAGAAGGGGGTCGCCGTTGCGGAGCCGTTTGCCGACGAGAACTCCCGGATCGGCCCGTTCGAGGTGATCGGACCGACGCGTGCGTTCTTCGAGGAGTCTGTGCGCACCTACGATGACCGACGGGGGCTGGACCGGATGGTCGAGGCGGGCATATCGATGCGCCGCCGCACCACGGTCGGCGCCGGCCCGGCCGAGCCCGATGAGGTGCTGGCGCAGGCCGTCGACAGCCCGGAGTCGCACAAGCAGGCCTCGTTGATCCTCCTGCTGGACTACGAGGGCGACAGGTACCTGTTTGCCGGCGACGCGGGGCGGGAGGCGTTTGCCGCTTGCCCCGACCTGGAGACGGTGCGCGGGCTGCACTGGCTCAAGGTGCCCAACCACGGCAGCAAGCACAATCTGAGCCCTGACCTGCTGGATCTGATGCGGCCGGCGCTGGCCTACATCTCGAGCGCCGGCACGGGCATCAACCCGCACCCGGCGCTGGTGGCCGCCCTGCAGAACCGGGGGGCCACCATCTACTCCACGGCGCGGAGCGGCAACATCTGGCACCGGCGCGGCGACGTGCCGGCGCGGGCGGGGTTCGAGACGCGCCCGCCCATGTGACCTGTCAGCTTGGGCCGTGCGGCGCGGGCTCGACCGCGATGCGTGCCTCCAGGCAGTGGGCGCCGCCCGGGGGGATGGTCACCGCGTCCGTTCCGGCGTTCGCCGTCTCGACGCACACCATGCCGGTGTACTCGTCGTCGCCGAAGTCGGGCATGCGGCGGGCCTTGTCGATCCAGGGGTTCCAGACGACGGTCGAACGGCTGCCGGCCTTGGCGACGCGGATGCGCCGGGCCAGCACCGGGTCCTCGATGGTGCAGGCGGCGTCGGTGTCCAGGTAGAGCCGGTCGACCTCGCGGTCGAAGGTCACGGGGCCCTGCTGGACGCCGCCGTCGGTCCCCGCCTCCCGGTAGCGACAGCCGTTGAGGCCGTGGACGGCGATCCGCGCGACCTCGCCCACGCGGAAGTAGGTGTGCAGCGCGCCGGTGCAGGTGAAGGGCTCCGGGCCCGGGTTGCGGGCGGTCAGCGCCACGTGCAGATCCCGGCCGACGGTGACGGCCATCTCCAGTTCGAAGGCATGGGGCCACAGACGCCGGGTGGCCTCATCGTCCGTCAGGCCCAGACGAAGGCGCGTGTTGCCGCCGTCCAGCGCTTCCGTGCCGAGCACGGACCAGTGTGCCAGGCGGGCGAACCCGTGGAACGGCTTCGCGGGATCCTCGGGGTGTGCGGCGAACCAGGGCCAGCACACGGGGATTCCCCCGCGGATCGGCCGGCCCGATTCGAAGCGGCTGTGCCGGCTCAGCCAGAGGACGGGTTCGGCACCGTGCGGGCGGAAGGACAGCACGTGTCCGCCGGCCAGGCAGACGGAAGCCGCTGCGTCGGCGTTCTCGATCGTGGCGACGGGCAGCCCCCCGGGGCCGGGCTCAAAGCCGAGATGGCCCGGCAGGCCGTAACGCTCGTTGAGCCGGTTCGGGTGGACGTCCTGCGTCACGGCTGCGCCTCCGAGGAAGGGCTGCACGCCCGGGCGGCCCAGAGCATGCCGCGCGTCTGGATGGCGAGCGCCTCCGGCACGTCGAAGTCGGCCGCCACGTGGCCCAGGGAGGAGTAGAAGACGCGTCCCCGGCCCCACATCTTCTTCCATGCGACCGGCACCGTGGCGCCGTTGAACTCGAACGTGGTGGTTGCCAGCACGTGATTGGCGGGGTCGACGTGCATGTAGTACTGCTCGCTGTGCATGTCGAAGTGGTGCAGCCCGGCGGTGATCGGGTCCGCGTGGTCGACGATGTGCACGCGGTAGTCGATGATGCCGTCCGGATGGGCGACCCACTGGCCCCCGACCATGAACTGGTAGTCCGTGTTCTGGCGGAAGGCGTCGCCCATCCCGCCGTGCTGGCCGGCGATGCCCACGCCGCTACGGACGGCCTCGCTGAGGGCCTTCCACTGCTCGCCGGAGATCTGGCTCATCGTCCAGTGGGGCACGATCAGGTCCAGGTCCGTCATGACGTCGGCCTCCAGCAGGGCGTCGAGCGTGTCGGTGCGGATGACGTCGAATCCGTGGCGTTTCAGTTCGCCTTCGAATATCTCCGAGACGGGTCCGGGTTCATGACCGTTCCATCCGCCGTATGTGATCAGCGCCTTCACGGATGTGCACCTCCTTGGGGTGTGCGGTGTTGGCGTCAGTCGGGTTCGATCCGCACGTGCAGGCGGTCGACCGACTCGAAGCCCCGTTCGTTCGTGCGGCGGACGCTCACCAGGTAGTCGCCCGGTTCGGCGAAGCTGTGCGCGGTCACGGCGTAGCCGTCGGGGTTGTGGACGTCGGCGTTGCCGTCGGAGCGCACGGCCACCGTGGCCGAGCCGTCGCCGAAGTCCCAGACCTCCTCACCATGCTGCGTGCGGAAGGACCGGACCTTGAACGTGATCTCCCGACCGGGGTGCAGGGCCAGCGTGGGAGCGTAGGCGGCGTGGATGCCGCTGGGGCCTTGGGCGGGGTCTTCCCGGTTCGCGACCTGGACGACCGCAAATTCGTATTCGACCCGGCCCACGGCGTCGGTCACCTTGACGACCTCGGAGTAGACGCCGGGGCGCGGGTAGGTGCGCTTGACCTTCGCCCCCGTCGCCGTGGAGCCGTCGCTGAACGTCCACTCGAAGCGGAGCGGCAATCCTTCGGCGCTCCACGACATCGAGGCGTCTAGTGTCACGCCGTCGCCGGACCAGATGAAGTGGTGGGGGCGGGCGACGGCGATGAGCTTCGGGGAATGCTCGGCCCGGTAGGCCTGCCAGATGAACGGATAGCCGTAGGCGGCGCCGTATCGGCCGGACGGCTGCGGGCAGGAGATCCCGTAGTGCAGGTGCGACCAGCCGCCGCTGTGGCCTTCCTTGCCCAGCAGCCCCACAACCTGGCCCATCGTCACCGTCTCGCCGAGCTTGAGGGCGGGGTCGATGCTTTTCAGGTGGCTGTGGCGATGGTACCAGCCGCGCCGGTCGAGCAGGTAGACGACGTCGTAGCGGGTCTCTGCGGGCGTGTCCTCATAGCCGGGCAGCATCTGGTCGCCGCAGGAGACGACCAGGGCATCGCTGGCGGCAACGGACTCGACCAGGCCTTCGGCGCCGCCGAAGTCGAGCCCTTCGTGGTAGTAGATGTCCTTGCGGGCGGGGTTCTCCGGGCCGTCCACGAACACGGGCTCGTTGCCCATCTGGGTCTGCGAGGCGAACCAGCGCTGGCGGATGGGGTAGACGAACGTGCCCGGCGTGATCCAGGGCGAGCCGGCCGGCCAGAGGCGCAGCCGCGCGTCGCATTCCATGGCCCAGGCGTTGCGGCGGCTGTTGGGCACGTAGCCGCCCGTGACCGGGCAGTCGATCTGAATGCCGCCTGCGGTGACGGGCAGCCGGTAGGTGCCCGAGACGAGGTCGACGGGCGTGCCGTTCACCTGGACGGTCACGACGGCGCGCCGGACGGCATCGTGCAGGTCGTCGCGCGTCTCCACCAGCTTCTGCAGCTTGACGGTGGCCGTGCTGCCGTCGGTCAGCTCGACGGCCTTCTCCTCGCCCAGCATCAGGTCGACCGCTGCGTGCAGCGCCTTCTCGTCTGTCTGCCAGTCCATGACGTGCTCTCCGTGCTTCCCGGGGCCCCGGCGCCCGTGCGCCATTGCCAGGATGATCGTGCCGTCATATCATGTCCGGCGCTCACCTGCAAGGGAGACGAACGAATGGGACGGATACGACGCCTGTTTGCCGACGGGCGGCTGATCGGGGCGGGCCTCTACAGCGACGCGATTGTCGTGGACCTGGGCCCGGTCTACCGCATCACCTTTGCCGGCAAGGCGGCCGACGATCCCGCCAGCGGCGCCGTCATCGGTTACGAAGACCACAACGGCCGCTTCGCCCCGGACGCCCTGGAGCGGCAGGTGGCCGATGTGTTCCGCCAGCTCGAGCGCCTGATGGAGGACGTCGCGCGCGAGATCGGCACGCCGGTGACCGTGGCCGACCTGACGGCGGCGCTGGTGTTCCTCCGGGAGGACTACCCGCGTGCCTTCGCCCGCTTCGACGACGCCTACGCCGCCGAGTTCGAGAAGCGCGGCGTGGCCGACTACCCGATCCGCACGACGGTCATGCGCACGACGTTGCCGCAGCCGGCGGCCCTGGTCGAGATCCAGTTCGAAGCCATGGTGGAGAAATGAACCGCGAATTCTGCGTTGCCGGGCCCGAACGATACGCCGTGCGCGATCTGGACCAGGTGGAGACCCCGCGCCTGCTGCTGTTCGACTGGGCGCTCCGGGCCAACCGCGAGCGGCTGAAGGCCGCCTCGGACGGCTTCCGCCGCGTACGCCTGATGGCCAAGACGATCAAGGCCTCGGCGGTCTTCGAGGAGTACCGACGCGACGGGCTGAGGGCCATGAAGGCCTCGTGCGTCAGCGAGGCGCGCGCCGTGGCCCGGGGCACGGGGATCGCCGACATCCTGGTGGCCTTCCCGCTGCACGGGCCGGCCGTGCGCAGCTTCCTGGCCCTGCGCGCCGAACACCCGGACCGGCGCATCGCGGCCATGGTCTCGAACCGGATCGGCGCCGAAGAACTCTCGCGCGAGGCTGCCGACGACGTGGACGTGTTCCTGGACGTGGACGCCGGCATGCTGCGCACCGGCGTGGCCATCGGGGCCGGCCTGCTGGAGCTGGCGGACCTCGTCGGCCGCCTGCCGCGCCTGCGAGCGGTGGGCCTGCACGTCTACGACGGCCAGGTGCACCACCCGAACGCCGTCGCCGTGCGGCGCTACTCCGAGGCCCTGATGGCGCGCATCGACGAGATGGTCACGGCACTCGGCGGCCCGGACGCCGTCGGCGAGGTCGTCACGTCGTCGTCGGTGACCGCGTTGTCCAACCTGGGCGCACACGCCGCCGGCGGCTACGCCTGGCACCACACCGTCTCGCCGGGCACGACGGTGCTCTGGGACTCGAACTACAACGACCTGATGCCCGGGGAGTTCGACTACGCGGCGGCCGTGGCCGCGCGCGTTGTGGACGCGCGTCCGTATCGGGACGGCTGGATCCTGACCACGGACT
The Candidatus Brocadiaceae bacterium genome window above contains:
- a CDS encoding ThuA domain-containing protein — translated: MTYGGWNGHEPGPVSEIFEGELKRHGFDVIRTDTLDALLEADVMTDLDLIVPHWTMSQISGEQWKALSEAVRSGVGIAGQHGGMGDAFRQNTDYQFMVGGQWVAHPDGIIDYRVHIVDHADPITAGLHHFDMHSEQYYMHVDPANHVLATTTFEFNGATVPVAWKKMWGRGRVFYSSLGHVAADFDVPEALAIQTRGMLWAARACSPSSEAQP
- a CDS encoding D-hexose-6-phosphate mutarotase — encoded protein: MTQDVHPNRLNERYGLPGHLGFEPGPGGLPVATIENADAAASVCLAGGHVLSFRPHGAEPVLWLSRHSRFESGRPIRGGIPVCWPWFAAHPEDPAKPFHGFARLAHWSVLGTEALDGGNTRLRLGLTDDEATRRLWPHAFELEMAVTVGRDLHVALTARNPGPEPFTCTGALHTYFRVGEVARIAVHGLNGCRYREAGTDGGVQQGPVTFDREVDRLYLDTDAACTIEDPVLARRIRVAKAGSRSTVVWNPWIDKARRMPDFGDDEYTGMVCVETANAGTDAVTIPPGGAHCLEARIAVEPAPHGPS
- a CDS encoding PKD domain-containing protein; its protein translation is MDWQTDEKALHAAVDLMLGEEKAVELTDGSTATVKLQKLVETRDDLHDAVRRAVVTVQVNGTPVDLVSGTYRLPVTAGGIQIDCPVTGGYVPNSRRNAWAMECDARLRLWPAGSPWITPGTFVYPIRQRWFASQTQMGNEPVFVDGPENPARKDIYYHEGLDFGGAEGLVESVAASDALVVSCGDQMLPGYEDTPAETRYDVVYLLDRRGWYHRHSHLKSIDPALKLGETVTMGQVVGLLGKEGHSGGWSHLHYGISCPQPSGRYGAAYGYPFIWQAYRAEHSPKLIAVARPHHFIWSGDGVTLDASMSWSAEGLPLRFEWTFSDGSTATGAKVKRTYPRPGVYSEVVKVTDAVGRVEYEFAVVQVANREDPAQGPSGIHAAYAPTLALHPGREITFKVRSFRTQHGEEVWDFGDGSATVAVRSDGNADVHNPDGYAVTAHSFAEPGDYLVSVRRTNERGFESVDRLHVRIEPD
- a CDS encoding RidA family protein, coding for MGRIRRLFADGRLIGAGLYSDAIVVDLGPVYRITFAGKAADDPASGAVIGYEDHNGRFAPDALERQVADVFRQLERLMEDVAREIGTPVTVADLTAALVFLREDYPRAFARFDDAYAAEFEKRGVADYPIRTTVMRTTLPQPAALVEIQFEAMVEK
- a CDS encoding transposase yields the protein MAPDRFACALETQRKLIVHVATHPPWTKEARNMAERFRRHGEAHFRFITTPGVQPTNNLAEQALRFVVIDRRMTQGTQGEAGRQWCERFWTVRATSAQQGRSVFRFLHDALTASLTCQPAPSLLPA